The Acinetobacter chinensis genomic sequence GATACTGAATAAAGGAGTGTAAAGAAATATGATGAAAAATACGCCTATCATTCAGCAAGGCAGTTGCACATGTGGACAATCTACTTTTAGCGTTGAGGGTACGCCATTAGTTCGGTTCATCTGTCACTGCCAGATTTGTCAGGACATTTATAAAAAGCCTTTTGCCGATGTGGTGATTTTCCCTGAAAAATCGGTCAAATTGCTTGAAGCAGACTCTGTTGAATTTAAAAAATTTCGTGCGCCACCTGCGGTGAATCGCGGGATTTGTAAGTCCTGTGCAAAGCCTGTATTTGGTGTGATGTGGGTTGCGCCATTTACTCGATTTGCATTTGTCCCCGCGATGAATTTAGCGGATTCAACTCAGCTTCCTGAAGCTGTAGGGCATGTGTTTTATCATCGGCATGTTAATGAAATGTATGATGGTCTGCCGAAAGTCAGTGGTTATGTGTCGAGTCAGTTATTTTTGTCGCAGAAAATATTTAAAAGTCTGATTCAGCATAATTTTTCAGCATAATCATCAATAAAAAAGCCTGACATCCTGTCAGGCTTTTTTACGTATTTGATGCTTTGGTCTGACTCCTGTCGAACCTGCATGTCCATTGCTGTCTTTTCTTATTTTTGTCTGGAGCATCCTGCTCTCTATATCCCCATGATAGAAAATTGATGTTGATCTGTATATTCGCCAAAGTCCTGAATCGCTGTACGTCCAGGCGTACAAAACTGACTGGGTTTTATCTGGGAGCAGAGTAAAAATTCTTGATTTCCCATCATTTTCTTACTGTTTTATTGACTAAGATCTCTGTGTCAGATGTTTTCAGTACGGAAGTCTTCGCTTAAGTTCTATTCAGTTGCCTCAAAGGCTTTATGATAAGTGACATTGCCCTGGGGGATATGGTCAGTAAAACTGAGTGCCTGAAAATACTCAGGGGGTACACCAGGTAAATTAAGATCAGGATAGGATTTAAAACCAAAACGGCTGTAATAAGCAGGATCTCCCAGTAAAACACAGCCTTTTCCACCGGATTGTTTTAATTTATCCAGTGATGCATGCATCAAAAGTGATCCAATTCCCTGACCTTGTTTATCAGGACAGACAGAGATGGGACCTAAACCGTACCATCCTGTTTCACCTGAAGAAATACTTACGGGAGAAATGGCAACATGACCAACAATAACGTCATTTTCAACTGCGACTAAGGAAATGCTGAGCTGCCCGTTCTTACGAAGACTGTTCACAATAAACTGTTCAGTATGACTGGAGTGTTCTTCATTTAAAAATGCAGCTCTGGTCAGTTCTTCAATGCTTTGAATATCTGCTGGTTGTTCATCCCGAATGAGAATATTCATTAAAAATCGTCCTGGTCTTTTTTGATTACTGTCGTGATTTTATCAAATAAAGATGATGCACTTTCAGTTAATCACTGAACATTGTCTGAAAGCAGTGCAATATAATCTAAATGGATTTTATTTTTAATATTATCAATTGGTTGTTTGTTTTTATTCTTGAGGAAAATGAGGATTGAATATGAAATATCATATTGGGTCGTTGTGGTTCGATTCACAGTTTATTTCAGATTATAAAAGCTGCACTGGCTTTTTGATAAAAAACAGTTTTTTCAGTCCGGTTTTTATTCAAAGTATCAGGATTTCATCATCTTAAGAGCATCAGTGCTATTTCATTATAAAAATAAATGACTTTGCGGTAAGATAAATTCAATCAAGATTATCAGTGTCCAGCCCGACTGGATACGTATGGAAGGATCAAGGCATGCAACAAGAAGTCATCATTGTGGGTGGTGGTATGGTCGGACTCAGTCTGGCACTGATGCTGGCAAAAGCAAAAATTGGCGTAAAGCTACTCGAAGCGATCAGATACCCTGATTATGATGATGCAGATCTTGCTCCTTATCACTCAAGTTTTGATGCTCGAAACAGTGCGCTGTCACGCCGTACGGTACAGATTTATCAGGAGCTGGGTCTGTGGGATGCTTTACAGGAACATGCAACGCCTATCCTGGAAGTCAATATTACTGAACAGGACAGTTTTGGTAAGGCACGTTTAAAAGCAGAACAGGAAAAAGTTGAAAGTTTTGGACAGGTGATTGAAAACGCCTGGTTGGGACGGGTACTGCTGACTGAAGTAAAAAAAGAATCTTTGATTGAACTGATTGATGGTGTACAGGTCACATCATTAACGCAGGATACAGATCATGCCTTTATTGAAGCTCAGCGTGGTGAAAAAGCACTCCGACTGCAGGCTAAAATTGTGATCGCAGCTGATGGTCGTGATTCATTCTGTCGTAAAGCTTTGGGTATTGGTGCTTCGGTACATGACTATGATCAGGTAGCGATTGTCACCACAGTACAGACTTCGAAGCCGCATCATCATGTCGGTTTTGAACGGTTCAGCCATTTAGGACCATTGGCTCTGTTGCCATTGCCGGGAGAATACCGTCGCTCGGTGGTCTGGCCTGTGCCTAAAGGGACAGAAGGTGAATGGCTGGGGGATGAAAATGATCAGCATTTTCTGGATGCTTTACAGCAAACCTATGGAGACCGTGCGGGTAAATTCCAGAAAACCGGTAAACGGTTCAGTTTCCCACTGTCTCAGGTTCTTGCTGAGAAACAGGCGGTAGGACGTGTGGTTTTAATGGGTAATGCAGCTCATACCATTCATCCGGTCGCAGGTCAGGGTTTTAATCTGTGTATGCGTGATGCTCATGTATTACTGCGTTATTTAAAAGAGAAGGTGAATGCTGGTGCTGATTTAGGTGATGCATCAATGCTCCTCGATTATGAAAAATCAAGACTGACCGACCAGCAGCGTGTGATTAAGTTCTGTGATTCTGTGGTACGTGGATTCAGTAATCAGAACCCAGTCCTTAAACTGATCAGAAATACAGGACTGGTGGCTTTTGACGTGATTCCAGGGATTAAACCTCTGGTGGCAAACTATGCGATGGGGTTGAAAGCATGAGTCAGGATATACTGGATGCAGTGGTAATTGGTGGTGGACTTGTGGGTGGTCTGACTGCATTGTTGCTTGCTCAGGGTGGAGTAGAGGTCACGGTACTGGATGCTGCCCCTGTACTGGATGAGCAAAGTGTACTGTCAGTTTCAAATCCACGAGTGCTTGCACTGAGTCAGGCAACAATCCATCTGTTAAAAACAGCAAAAGTCTGGGAAGGTCTGAAACGCCAGATGCCATACAGCGGTATGCAGGTGTGGAATAAAAACGGCTACGGTGAGATTAATTTTGGTCAGTCATCTGAACTGACACCCGCACCTGAGCAGACACTCGGTTCAATGGTTGAACCGAGTATTCTGAATCTTGCGATACAGCAACAGCTGCTGGAGCAGATCCGTGATTACAGAACGCAGGTAAAAGTTATCCGTGTTGAGAGAGGTGTCGGTGTCTGGCATATAGTGCTGGCTGATGGCACTGAACTCAGAACAAAACTGCTGATCGGTGCAGACGGCGCTAACTCATTTGTACGTGATCAGGCGTTTATTGAACTGGATGTACTGGATTATCAACAGGCGGGTCTGACCTGTGCCATCCGCACCCGCGAACCAAATTTACACGTAGCCAGACAGATATTTCTTGAAACAGGTCCACTGGCTTATTTGCCTATGGCAGGTCTTGATGCTGCTGAGAATGGTTACTGGCAATCCATTGTGTGGACTTTGCCGGATGACTTTGCAGAAGAATATGCCGCTTTAAGTGATGAAGCATTCTGTCAGCTGATTACTGAACAGAGCCACCACATGCTGGGGGGAGTCGTTGAAGCCACTTCCAAAGTAAGATTTCCATTAAAGGCTCGCGCTGCAAAACGGTATATTGCAGAAGGTCTGGCACTGGTTGGTGATGCAGCTCACGTGATTCACCCACTTGCAGGTCAGGGGGTCAATATAGGCTGTCTGGATGCTGCTGTGCTGTGTGATGTTCTGCTGCATGACTTAAAGCGTGGTGTGTGGGCACATGAACAGACACTGAAGCGTTATGAGCATCAGCGCAAAGGTCAGAACGATGCCATGATGCACAGTATGTCCATCATTGGCTGGACGGAAACTGCACAAATTTTTCCTGTGGTCTGGGCACGTAATTTTGCTTTGAAGCAGGTTGAACAGCATGAAATTCTCAAGGATACGTTTATGGCTCAGGCAAATGGACTGTCTTCACTGAGTCATACACGCTATGCGATTTCCTGAAATTGTTGAATTTTAGCCATTCATTTAACTTTAATTACGTTTTTGATCAAAAAAAATACGTTTTTTTTGCATTTTACTCTATGCGAAATGCAAAGAGATTGATAAATTTCTTCGTAATTCGGAACCAGTTTTATACTGGGCAAGTCTGAGGGGAAATGAAAGATGACGGATATGAACGATTACGATGACGCAGAAGACTCAACTGTAGATGAGGATGAAGCACAGGCTGCTGAAAAAGGCGCTGGTAGCGCTGAAGATAGCGCTGCTGAAGGTGATATGGCAGAAGCTGAAACACTGACTGTAACAGCAAAGCTGAAGCAGCGTCAGGCACTCGAAGATGAAGTGGCTGCTTTTCTTGCCAGAGGCGGCAAGATTACTGAAGTTCCTCCAGACGCATCTGCTGAGGATTAATAAAAAAGCATCACTACGGTGATGCTTTTTTATTTTTTTGTTTCAGGAACAGTTTGCTGTTTGAAAAACAACGTTGAGTGATATATCTACAGCCTCTTACTGAAAGTTAGTCAATAGGTAAAGTAAACAGGTTGAAGTTCAGATATAAAAAATCAGTCCTGTTTTTTGTCTGTCAGTTCAAGCGCACGCTGGTAAGCCACTTTCTTTTTAATACCTGTCAGGTCTGCTGCAAGTTGTGATGCTGCTTTAACCGATAAATCCTGTAACAGGCGAAGCAGCAGTTTATCCAGTGCTTCCTGTTCAAGGTCTTTCTGTTCAGTTGCACCACCAATCACCAGCACAATTTCACCTTTTTGCTGATGATGATCATTTTCGATAAAGCTGACCAGTTCAGACAGTGACATTTTTTTTATGGTTTCAAAGGTCTTGGTAATTTCACGGGCAAAACCGACAGGGCGTTCAGCGCCAAAAACGGTTGCCATATCTTTTACACATTCAAGAATACGGTGCGGTGCTTCATAGAAAATCAGCGTCTGAGTTTCATCTTTGAGTTTTTCAAGGGCTGCAATGCGCTGTGACTGTCGGGAGGGTAGAAATCCTTCAAAGCTGAAGCGGTCACTTGGAAGTCCCACAGAACTCAGTGCAGCGATTGCAGCACAGGCTCCAGGTACAGGAACGACACGAATCTGGTGCTGTTGAGCTGCACGGACCAGTTTAAACCCAGGATCACTGATCAGAGGAGTACCTGCATCACTGATCAGTGCCATATTTTCACCGTTTAAAATACGCTGGATCAGCTGATCTGTTTTGTTGCTTTCATTGTGATCATGGCAGGCAGTCAGTGGTGTGGAAATATTAAAATGCTTCAGCAACTGAGCAGAAGTACGGGTGTCTTCAGCAGCAATAATCTGTACAGATTTAAGGACTTCGACTGCGCGATAGGTGATATCATCAAGATGCCCGATGGGGGTGGACACAACAAACAACTGGGCATTCATGCAATTTCTCCCTGCACAGGATGGTATTTCAGTCAGTTGATTTTTAACTGACCGTAAAAGGGTTATTCTACCTGAATTGGACTGTATCATGGGAAATGAATCCCGTTGCTTGAGGCTTTATCATGAAGCTGTTGTGAAAAAATTAAAATAAATAATGAGCTGTAAAATTCCAATGAAAATGCAAATGGGGCAATGGGCTGAACTGGAAGCCCGTAAATTTCTTGAAGCAAAAGGCTTTCAGGTCGTCGCTGTAAATTATCATTCACGAAATGGCGAAGTGGATCTTATTGTTGAGCAGCAGCAGGATCTGATTTTTGTGGAAGTCAAAGCAAGGTCAGCAACGGCTTATGGTCATGCATCTGAGGTGGTGACTTTATCAAAACAGCGTAAACTGATGAAAACGGCATTGTACTTTCTACAGAAAAATCCACAATATGCTGACTTTTATTGTCGATTTGATGTGATTTGTTTTGATTTTTCTCAACAATTTGCAAAAACAGTACAGTATCACTTTTCCAGTTTCCCTTATGATCTGCAATGGATTGAAAATGCTTTTACTTTTGATCTGGAGTTTATTAATCTCTAATCATCATCCAGACCAAAGTCTGAAATATAAAATAATTTGGTTTAAATCATTAGGAGTCTTGCTGAGTGTTTAAGCATATTGCAATGACAGTGTTGTGCGTAGCAGGTTTATCAGGCTGTGCAAGTTTTATTTCCGGTGGTACTGGTTCTGCACCTGTAGGGACAGAAAGTGGCGCACGTTCGCTGGGGCAGGTTTTTATTGATTCTTCCATTGAAAGAACTGCGAAAATCAATCTGTATAAACTGGATGCAAGATTCAAACAGTCGCGTATCAATATTGAAAGTTTTCACGGTAATGTTCTGCTGACCGGGCAGGTGCCTGATGCGCATCTGAAGCAGCTGGCAGAAGATAATGTTCGTGCAATGAGTGATGTAAAGACCGTACATAATTATATAACGGTTGGCGATCAGATTGGTTATTCAACCATTATGCAGGACACAACAGTAACAGCAAACACACGTGGTCTGATTATGAAAGCTGCGGTTGTTTCTGACAGTAAAGTCCGTGTACATACTGAAGATGGTGTACTTTATGTGATGGGACGACTGAACAATGCTGAAGTGGATGATCTGAATCAGGTCCTGCAGCGGGTTGGCAATGTCACCCGCATTGTAACTTTAGTGGATAATATTGATCAGCGACAGTCAACTGTGTCTGGGACTGTAGCAACACCGATGATGAACGCGGTACCTGATGTGCAGACGCCTGTTGCCATTGATCCTGATCAGGCTGAACCAAGCAATGTTCAATAAGATTCAACAGATTGCAGCATTACTGAAAAATCGTGTAGAAAAGGCAAAATCCCTGTACAGGGATTTTCGTCTGTATGATGCAGGCAGTTATGCGCTGAACAGGCTGACTCCGCGTAGAGGATACAGTGTACAGCACAATGTTGCTTATGGACTGAAAGCCCGACACCGTCTTGATCTGTATGCGTCAGAGCAGAAAGGTGAAAATCCTCTGATTGTTTTTGTGCATGGCGGTGCGTGGTCACATGGTGACAAAAAGGATTACCGCTTTGTCGGTGAGTCTTTTGCCCGTGAAGGTTTTGATGTGGCAGTCATTAATTATCATCTAGCGCCACAGCATATTTTTCCAAGTTCTGTGGATGACCTGACTCTGGCTCTGAACTATCTGGCACAGCAAAAACAGCGTCTGAAAATCAGTGCACAGAAAATTGTATTGATGGGGCATTCAGCGGGTGCTTTCAATATTATGTCTGCGCTGTACAACCCAAAGCCTTATGAGTTGATCTGTAAAACTGAAATCCGTGCTGTGATTGGATTGGCAGGACCTTATCATTTTGACTATAAAGGTGATCCTTTGTGTGAAGATGCATTTGATCAGCAGGTGCCGTTTCAGCAGGTTATGCCTTTTTATTTTGTTGAAAGCAATACCATCAGACATTATCTGTTCACTGCTGAAAATGACAGAATTGTTCATCGCAGCAATGCGGTCGATCTGGATCAGATGCTGAAAGAAAAGGGTAATCACAGTCAGATTCTGGATGTACCCAAAACTGGACATCTGACAGTGATGGGGTCTGTTTCGACGCTGTTCAGCCGTTATTTTCAGACCCGAAAAATGCTTATGGATGTTTTAACAGAACTGCGTCAGATGGATTGATTACAGCCATTCACGGGTGTCATCTGCAACAGGATGCCCCTGAGTGACATGCATGATCATGGCATAAGCAATACTGCCTTTAAATGGAATTTCAGGCAGTTCATCAAATTTAAAGAACTGTGCTTCACTGATTTCATCTTCCTGAAGCACGATTTCACCCGCAGCATACTCTGCTTTAAAAGCCAGCATCAGGTTACTTGGAAAAGGCCAGGGCTGACTTGCCAGGTACTGAATATTTTTCAGTTTTAAACCGACTTCTTCTTCAGTTTCACGGCGCACTGCTTCTTCAAGTGTTTCACCGACCTCAACGAAACCTGCGATCAGACCATACATATTGCTTTTATTACGGGCATTTTTTGCCAGTAAGATTTCATTATCACCGCGGGTAATGACTGTTATGACACAAGGCTGAACCCGTGGGTACTGATGATATCTGCATGCAGGGCAGACCATGGCATATTCGGTGGGATGTACTTCGGTCTCATGACCACAGTGACTACAGAATTTATGATTGCGACGCCATTCCAGTAACTGAATGGCACGGCTGGCATGTTCAAACTGCTGTGTGTTCCAGAGTGGAAGGAGCTGTCGGATAGGAACTAGCTGAAAACCCTC encodes the following:
- a CDS encoding GFA family protein, which produces MMKNTPIIQQGSCTCGQSTFSVEGTPLVRFICHCQICQDIYKKPFADVVIFPEKSVKLLEADSVEFKKFRAPPAVNRGICKSCAKPVFGVMWVAPFTRFAFVPAMNLADSTQLPEAVGHVFYHRHVNEMYDGLPKVSGYVSSQLFLSQKIFKSLIQHNFSA
- a CDS encoding GNAT family N-acetyltransferase, giving the protein MNILIRDEQPADIQSIEELTRAAFLNEEHSSHTEQFIVNSLRKNGQLSISLVAVENDVIVGHVAISPVSISSGETGWYGLGPISVCPDKQGQGIGSLLMHASLDKLKQSGGKGCVLLGDPAYYSRFGFKSYPDLNLPGVPPEYFQALSFTDHIPQGNVTYHKAFEATE
- a CDS encoding FAD-dependent monooxygenase gives rise to the protein MQQEVIIVGGGMVGLSLALMLAKAKIGVKLLEAIRYPDYDDADLAPYHSSFDARNSALSRRTVQIYQELGLWDALQEHATPILEVNITEQDSFGKARLKAEQEKVESFGQVIENAWLGRVLLTEVKKESLIELIDGVQVTSLTQDTDHAFIEAQRGEKALRLQAKIVIAADGRDSFCRKALGIGASVHDYDQVAIVTTVQTSKPHHHVGFERFSHLGPLALLPLPGEYRRSVVWPVPKGTEGEWLGDENDQHFLDALQQTYGDRAGKFQKTGKRFSFPLSQVLAEKQAVGRVVLMGNAAHTIHPVAGQGFNLCMRDAHVLLRYLKEKVNAGADLGDASMLLDYEKSRLTDQQRVIKFCDSVVRGFSNQNPVLKLIRNTGLVAFDVIPGIKPLVANYAMGLKA
- a CDS encoding FAD-dependent monooxygenase, which translates into the protein MSQDILDAVVIGGGLVGGLTALLLAQGGVEVTVLDAAPVLDEQSVLSVSNPRVLALSQATIHLLKTAKVWEGLKRQMPYSGMQVWNKNGYGEINFGQSSELTPAPEQTLGSMVEPSILNLAIQQQLLEQIRDYRTQVKVIRVERGVGVWHIVLADGTELRTKLLIGADGANSFVRDQAFIELDVLDYQQAGLTCAIRTREPNLHVARQIFLETGPLAYLPMAGLDAAENGYWQSIVWTLPDDFAEEYAALSDEAFCQLITEQSHHMLGGVVEATSKVRFPLKARAAKRYIAEGLALVGDAAHVIHPLAGQGVNIGCLDAAVLCDVLLHDLKRGVWAHEQTLKRYEHQRKGQNDAMMHSMSIIGWTETAQIFPVVWARNFALKQVEQHEILKDTFMAQANGLSSLSHTRYAIS
- the rsmI gene encoding 16S rRNA (cytidine(1402)-2'-O)-methyltransferase, whose amino-acid sequence is MNAQLFVVSTPIGHLDDITYRAVEVLKSVQIIAAEDTRTSAQLLKHFNISTPLTACHDHNESNKTDQLIQRILNGENMALISDAGTPLISDPGFKLVRAAQQHQIRVVPVPGACAAIAALSSVGLPSDRFSFEGFLPSRQSQRIAALEKLKDETQTLIFYEAPHRILECVKDMATVFGAERPVGFAREITKTFETIKKMSLSELVSFIENDHHQQKGEIVLVIGGATEQKDLEQEALDKLLLRLLQDLSVKAASQLAADLTGIKKKVAYQRALELTDKKQD
- a CDS encoding YraN family protein gives rise to the protein MKMQMGQWAELEARKFLEAKGFQVVAVNYHSRNGEVDLIVEQQQDLIFVEVKARSATAYGHASEVVTLSKQRKLMKTALYFLQKNPQYADFYCRFDVICFDFSQQFAKTVQYHFSSFPYDLQWIENAFTFDLEFINL
- a CDS encoding BON domain-containing protein; the protein is MFKHIAMTVLCVAGLSGCASFISGGTGSAPVGTESGARSLGQVFIDSSIERTAKINLYKLDARFKQSRINIESFHGNVLLTGQVPDAHLKQLAEDNVRAMSDVKTVHNYITVGDQIGYSTIMQDTTVTANTRGLIMKAAVVSDSKVRVHTEDGVLYVMGRLNNAEVDDLNQVLQRVGNVTRIVTLVDNIDQRQSTVSGTVATPMMNAVPDVQTPVAIDPDQAEPSNVQ
- a CDS encoding alpha/beta hydrolase, which produces MFNKIQQIAALLKNRVEKAKSLYRDFRLYDAGSYALNRLTPRRGYSVQHNVAYGLKARHRLDLYASEQKGENPLIVFVHGGAWSHGDKKDYRFVGESFAREGFDVAVINYHLAPQHIFPSSVDDLTLALNYLAQQKQRLKISAQKIVLMGHSAGAFNIMSALYNPKPYELICKTEIRAVIGLAGPYHFDYKGDPLCEDAFDQQVPFQQVMPFYFVESNTIRHYLFTAENDRIVHRSNAVDLDQMLKEKGNHSQILDVPKTGHLTVMGSVSTLFSRYFQTRKMLMDVLTELRQMD
- the nudC gene encoding NAD(+) diphosphatase, with amino-acid sequence MTELSLAYLFQQQQLLVDENFQLPRVERLASDLNLNTGDQVIARDLQEHEPIPEGFQLVPIRQLLPLWNTQQFEHASRAIQLLEWRRNHKFCSHCGHETEVHPTEYAMVCPACRYHQYPRVQPCVITVITRGDNEILLAKNARNKSNMYGLIAGFVEVGETLEEAVRRETEEEVGLKLKNIQYLASQPWPFPSNLMLAFKAEYAAGEIVLQEDEISEAQFFKFDELPEIPFKGSIAYAMIMHVTQGHPVADDTREWL